Proteins from a single region of Macaca thibetana thibetana isolate TM-01 chromosome 4, ASM2454274v1, whole genome shotgun sequence:
- the ZKSCAN3 gene encoding zinc finger protein with KRAB and SCAN domains 3 isoform X1, which translates to MARELSESTALDAQPTEDKMELLVIKVEEEEAGFPSSPDLGSEGSRERFRGFRYPEAAGPREALSRLRELCRQWLQPEMHSKEQILELLVLEQFLTILPGKLQSWVREQHPESGEEVVVLLEYLERQLDEPAPQVSGVDQGQELLCCKMALLTPAPESQSSQFQLMKALLKHESLGCQPLQDRVLQVPVLAHGGCCREDTVVASRLTPESQGLLKVEDVALTITPEWTQQDSSQGNLCRDEKQENHGSLVSLEMGFHHVDQAGFELLTSSDLPASASQSQFLKGGEKQTKGRDLPPAEKLQEKEHGKILCHLREDIVQIPTCAEAGEQEGRLQRKQKNATGGRRHICHECGKSFAQSSGLSKHRRIHTGEKPYECEECGKAFIGSSALVIHQRVHTGEKPYECEECGKAFSHSSDLIKHQRTHTGEKPYECDDCGKTFSQSCSLLEHHRIHTGEKPYQCSMCGKAFRRSSHLLRHQRIHTGDKNVQEPEQGEAWKSRTESQLENVETPMSYKCNECERSFTQNTGLIEHQKIHTGEKPYQCNACGKAFTRVSYLVQHQRSHVGRNILSQ; encoded by the exons ATGGCTAGAGAATTAAGTGAAAGCACAGCCCTGGATGCCCAGCCTACAGAAGACAAGATGGAGCTTCTGGTCATAAAGGTGGAGGAAGAAGAGGCCGGTTTTCCCAGTAGCCCAGATCTGGGCTCTGAGGGCTCCCGCGAGCGCTTCCGAGGCTTCCGCTACCCGGAGGCTGCAGGTCCCCGCGAGGCGCTGAGCCGGCTCCGAGAGCTCTGCCGACAGTGGCTGCAGCCTGAGATGCACAGCAAGGAGCAGATCCTGGAGCTGCTGGTGCTGGAGCAGTTCCTGACCATCCTGCCTGGGAAACTGCAGAGCTGGGTGCGGGAGCAGCATCCAGAGAGcggggaggaggtggtggtgctGTTGGAGTATTTGGAGAGGCAACTGGATGAGCCGGCGCCGCAG GTTTCAGGTGTTGACCAGGGGCAAGAACTGCTCTGTTGCAAGATGGCATTGTTGACACCAGCCCCAGAGTCACAAAGTAGCCAATTTCAGCTAATGAAGGCTCTGCTCAAGCATGAATCTCTGGGATGCCAGCCCTTACAAGACAGAG TTCTCCAGGTCCCTGTGCTTGCCCATGGAGGGTGCTGCAGAGAAGATACAGTGGTAGCTTCTAGGCTTACTCCAGAGTCCCAG GGGTTGTTGAAAGTGGAAGATGTGGCCCTGACCATCACCCCTGAATGGACACAGCAGGATTCATCTCAGGGGAATCTCTGTAGAGATGAAAAGCAGGAGAACCATGGCAGCCTGGTCTCCCTGG agatggggtttcaccatgttgaccaggctggttttgaactcctgacctcaagtgatctgccagcctcagcctcccaatcgcAGTTTCTCAAAG GTGGTGAAAAACAGACTAAGGGCAGGGACTTGCCTCCAGCTGAGAAGCTTCAAGAAAAGGAGCATGGGAAGATATTGTGCCACCTGAGGGAAGACATTGTCCAGATTCCTACATGTGCAGAAGCTGGTGAACAGGAGGGCAGGttacaaagaaagcagaaaaatgccACAGGAGGGAGGCGGCACATCTGCCATGAATGTGGAAAGAGTTTTGCTCAAAGCTCAGGCCTGAGTAAACACAGGAGAATccacactggtgagaaaccctacGAATGTGAGGAGTGTGGCAAGGCCTTCATTGGGAGCTCTGCCCTCGTCATTCATCAGAGAGTCCACACTGGTGAGAAGCCATATGAGTGTGAAGAATGTGGTAAGGCCTTCAGTCACAGCTCAGACCTTATCAAGCACCAGAGAACCCACACTGGGGAGAAGCCCTATGAGTGTGATGACTGTGGGAAGACCTTCAGCCAGAGCTGCAGCCTCCTTGAACATCACAGAAtccacactggggagaagccGTATCAGTGCAGTAtgtgtggcaaagcctttaggcGAAGTTCACATCTCCTGAGACATCAGAGGATCCATACTGGGGATAAAAATGTTCAGGAACCTGAGCAGGGAGAGGCCTGGAAAAGTAGGACGGAAAGCCAGTTGGAAAATGTTGAAACTCCCATGTCTTATAAATGTAATGAGTGTGAAAGAAGTTTCACTCAGAATACAGGCCTCATTGAACATCAAAAAATccacactggtgagaaaccctatcAGTGTAATGcatgtggaaaagccttcacCCGAGTTTCATACCTTGTTCAACATCAGAGAAGCCACGTAGGGAGAAACATCCTATCACAGTGA
- the ZKSCAN3 gene encoding zinc finger protein with KRAB and SCAN domains 3 isoform X2 produces MARELSESTALDAQPTEDKMELLVIKVEEEEAGFPSSPDLGSEGSRERFRGFRYPEAAGPREALSRLRELCRQWLQPEMHSKEQILELLVLEQFLTILPGKLQSWVREQHPESGEEVVVLLEYLERQLDEPAPQVSGVDQGQELLCCKMALLTPAPESQSSQFQLMKALLKHESLGCQPLQDRVLQVPVLAHGGCCREDTVVASRLTPESQGLLKVEDVALTITPEWTQQDSSQGNLCRDEKQENHGSLVSLGGEKQTKGRDLPPAEKLQEKEHGKILCHLREDIVQIPTCAEAGEQEGRLQRKQKNATGGRRHICHECGKSFAQSSGLSKHRRIHTGEKPYECEECGKAFIGSSALVIHQRVHTGEKPYECEECGKAFSHSSDLIKHQRTHTGEKPYECDDCGKTFSQSCSLLEHHRIHTGEKPYQCSMCGKAFRRSSHLLRHQRIHTGDKNVQEPEQGEAWKSRTESQLENVETPMSYKCNECERSFTQNTGLIEHQKIHTGEKPYQCNACGKAFTRVSYLVQHQRSHVGRNILSQ; encoded by the exons ATGGCTAGAGAATTAAGTGAAAGCACAGCCCTGGATGCCCAGCCTACAGAAGACAAGATGGAGCTTCTGGTCATAAAGGTGGAGGAAGAAGAGGCCGGTTTTCCCAGTAGCCCAGATCTGGGCTCTGAGGGCTCCCGCGAGCGCTTCCGAGGCTTCCGCTACCCGGAGGCTGCAGGTCCCCGCGAGGCGCTGAGCCGGCTCCGAGAGCTCTGCCGACAGTGGCTGCAGCCTGAGATGCACAGCAAGGAGCAGATCCTGGAGCTGCTGGTGCTGGAGCAGTTCCTGACCATCCTGCCTGGGAAACTGCAGAGCTGGGTGCGGGAGCAGCATCCAGAGAGcggggaggaggtggtggtgctGTTGGAGTATTTGGAGAGGCAACTGGATGAGCCGGCGCCGCAG GTTTCAGGTGTTGACCAGGGGCAAGAACTGCTCTGTTGCAAGATGGCATTGTTGACACCAGCCCCAGAGTCACAAAGTAGCCAATTTCAGCTAATGAAGGCTCTGCTCAAGCATGAATCTCTGGGATGCCAGCCCTTACAAGACAGAG TTCTCCAGGTCCCTGTGCTTGCCCATGGAGGGTGCTGCAGAGAAGATACAGTGGTAGCTTCTAGGCTTACTCCAGAGTCCCAG GGGTTGTTGAAAGTGGAAGATGTGGCCCTGACCATCACCCCTGAATGGACACAGCAGGATTCATCTCAGGGGAATCTCTGTAGAGATGAAAAGCAGGAGAACCATGGCAGCCTGGTCTCCCTGG GTGGTGAAAAACAGACTAAGGGCAGGGACTTGCCTCCAGCTGAGAAGCTTCAAGAAAAGGAGCATGGGAAGATATTGTGCCACCTGAGGGAAGACATTGTCCAGATTCCTACATGTGCAGAAGCTGGTGAACAGGAGGGCAGGttacaaagaaagcagaaaaatgccACAGGAGGGAGGCGGCACATCTGCCATGAATGTGGAAAGAGTTTTGCTCAAAGCTCAGGCCTGAGTAAACACAGGAGAATccacactggtgagaaaccctacGAATGTGAGGAGTGTGGCAAGGCCTTCATTGGGAGCTCTGCCCTCGTCATTCATCAGAGAGTCCACACTGGTGAGAAGCCATATGAGTGTGAAGAATGTGGTAAGGCCTTCAGTCACAGCTCAGACCTTATCAAGCACCAGAGAACCCACACTGGGGAGAAGCCCTATGAGTGTGATGACTGTGGGAAGACCTTCAGCCAGAGCTGCAGCCTCCTTGAACATCACAGAAtccacactggggagaagccGTATCAGTGCAGTAtgtgtggcaaagcctttaggcGAAGTTCACATCTCCTGAGACATCAGAGGATCCATACTGGGGATAAAAATGTTCAGGAACCTGAGCAGGGAGAGGCCTGGAAAAGTAGGACGGAAAGCCAGTTGGAAAATGTTGAAACTCCCATGTCTTATAAATGTAATGAGTGTGAAAGAAGTTTCACTCAGAATACAGGCCTCATTGAACATCAAAAAATccacactggtgagaaaccctatcAGTGTAATGcatgtggaaaagccttcacCCGAGTTTCATACCTTGTTCAACATCAGAGAAGCCACGTAGGGAGAAACATCCTATCACAGTGA